The genomic DNA TATCGAATGTTACTTCGATTTGTGGTACACCACGTGGTGCTGGCGGGATGTCAGTCAATTGGAAACGACCAAGTGTCTTGTTGTCTGCTGCCATTTCACGCTCACCTTGGAGCACGTGGATGTCAACAGATGGTTGGTTATCCGCAGCAGTCGAGAATACTTGTGACTTACTTGTCGGAATCGTCGTATTACGCTCAATCAGCTTCGTGAATACGCCACCCATCGTCTCGATACCTAGAGATAGTGGTGTTACGTCGAGAAGAACGACGTCTTTCACATCACCAGTCAAGACACCAGCTTGAACCGCTGCACCAAGAGCAACGACTTCATCAGGGTTTACGCCTTTGTGTGGGTCTTTACCAGTAACTTTTTTGATCGCTTCTTGTACGGCTGGAATACGAGTAGATCCACCGACAAGGACGATCTTATCAACATCTGAAGGAGTAAGACCAGCATCTTTAAGTGCTTGACGAGTTGGTCCCATTGTACGTTCAACAAGATCAGCTGTCATTTCTTCAAACTTCGCACGAGTCAATGTAAGTTCAAGGTGCTTAGGACCAGAAGAATCAGCTGTGATAAACGGCAAGGAAATTTGAGTTTGTGTAACGCCAGAAAGATCCTTCTTCGCTTTTTCAGCAGCGTCTTTCAAACGTTGCAATGCCATTTTATCTTGAGAAAGGTCGATGCCGTTCTCTTTTTTGAATTCACTTACAAGGTAGTCGATGATTTTTTGGTCGAAGTCATCTCCACCTAGTTCGTTATCTCCAGAAGTCGCTTTAACTTCGAAGAAGCCATCGCCAAGCTCAAGGATGGATACGTCAAATGTACCTCCACCTAGGTCATAGACAAGGATGGTTTGATCTTCTTCTTTTTCAAGGCCGTATGCAAGTGCAGCTGCAGTCGGCTCGTTGACGATACGTTCAACTTCAAGACCCGCAATCTTACCTGCGTCTTTTGTCGCTTGACGCTGAGAGTCGTTGAAGTATGCCGGAACTGTAATTACAGCTTTCGTTACTTTTTCACCTAAGTAAGCTTCAGCGTCAGACTTTAATTTTTGAAGGATGATCGCAGAAACTTCTTGAGGTGTGTACTCTTTACCTTCTGCTTCTACTTTATAATCTGTTCCCATATGACGCTTGATGGAAATGATCGTGTTCTTGTTTGTAACAGCTTGGCGCTTTGCTACTTCACCAACTTGACGCTCACCGTCTTTGAAAGCGACGACGGATGGCGTTGTACGGTTCCCTTCCGGATTCGGGATAACAGTTGCCTCTCCGCCTTCCATAACTGCTACACAAGAGTTTGTTGTACCTAAGTCAATACCAATTACTTTGCTCATGACATATACCTCCTATTTAAATATGTAGTCCAATGACTTTTTATTTCGAGTTCACCTTGACCATTGCTGGCCGGATGACACGGTCTTTCAGCAAGTAGCCTTTTTGCAAGACTTCAACGACTGTATTGTCTTCATAATCGTCTTCTTGTACTTGCATGACAGCTTGATGTTGATGCGGATCGAATGTAGCTCCTTCCGCTTCAATCTCTTCAACACCTTCGTTTTTCAGGGCTTCAATCAGTTGATTGTAAACCATTTTCATCCCTTGAAGAAACGAATCAGTCTGTTCACTGCTGTTCGTTTGAAGAGCACGCTCAAAGTTATCAATTACAGGAAGCAATCCTTCAACAATTCCTTGAGCACGGTATTTCGCAGCAGCTTCTTTTTCCTCGCGCGTACGGCGACGGAAATTGTCATAATCAGCCTGAGTACGAATCAGACGGTTTTTTATTTCATCGAGTTCCTGTTCAAGCTCAGTCACTCGGTCCATTTCTTCAGTCTCAGTTGACTCAGATGTTTCTTCCACCTGCTCCTCAACTGTTTCAGATTTCTCCTCAACTGTTTCTTCTTGTTGTTGCTTATTCTCTTCCACTTCATTCACCTCCCTGACCTAATAAAGCTTTATTTGTGAAACATTTTATCTGGACATGAAAAGAAGGGAGAGGTGATCTCCCACTCTAAATGTATTTCCATTATCAGTTTGAATAATACCGCTGTGTCAGGACCTTCGTCAAATCTTTTGATAGTAAGTCGAGAAGACCGATCACACGTGGATATTCCATCCTTGTAGGACCAAGGATCGCGAGTGTTCCCATGTGCTGTCCACCTATGGAATAACTTGCGGAAATCAGACTGCAGTTCTTCATCTCCTGGATCGTGTTTTCAGCTCCAATTTTCACCTTGATACCAGAAGTACCATCCTGATGAAGAAGCTGCTGGACAAGGTCCTGCTTTTCAATCGCATTATAAAGGTCTTTCACCTTATTGACATCCTGGAATTCAGGTTGGTTCAATATGTTGGTTTTACCTCCATAATAGACTTTGTCCGATTTCTCAGTTTGAAACAACTGGTCCAAGAAATCAAGTGTCTGCTTATAATTTTCCGTATGAGTCCTCAACAGGCCTTCAACTTCTGATTGAAGCCTCAATTTCAGATGTGAAAAAGGAACACCCTTCAAACGTTCATTCAAGATATTCACTGTGCGTTCAATATCCGCAGAATCCATTTCCTCCGGCAAGTCGACCGTATATTTCTCGACATGGCCTGTATCGGTAATCAAGACGAAAATTGCAGTTCCTTTAGAAATCGGAACAATTTGAAGATGCTTCAGCTTCGTCTCATAGACTTCAGGTCCCAAGATAATGGATGTGTAATTTGTAATTTCAGAGAGTAAGGTCGCTGAATGCTCGATCAAGAGTTCCAGCTCATACATTTTTTCATGAAATAGGGAGTGAATCCTCGCCATATCATGCTGTTTCAATTGGACAGGAGAAAGCAGGTTATCTACGTAAAAGCGATAGCCTTTCTCAGATGGTATCCGCCCTGAAGAGCTATGGGTCTTTTCAATGAATCCCATATCCTCCAAGTCTGCAAGTTCATTACGAATCGTTGCGGAACTGTACGTGATGTCCTGTCTTTTCGAAATACTACGAGATCCCAGGGGCTCTGCATTTTGAATATACTCGTCTATAAGAATCTGGAGAATTAACAGCTGACGATCTGTTAACATCAATTCTCATCCCCCTTTGTTAGCACTCTGTCTGTTCGAGTGCTAATTCTACTTTATAAATTACCAAATCGGAATTTAGTTTGTCAATGTTTAAATCACACCGATGAACTCCTGGAATACTTCGTTGCCGAGAAACACACCTTTATCCGTTAACCGTAAGTTTTTCGGGGTACTGATCAGCAACCCTTTCGATACGAGTTTATCAATTTGGGCGCCGAAAACCTCGTCCATTTCGACCTTGAATTTCTGATGGAACAACGCCTTATCTACTCCAGACCTTTTACGAAGGCCGAGAAATACCTCTTCTTCCATTTGCTCATTCACAGTCAGTTCATTGACAGCCCGTTGGGGCAACTCCCCTTCTTCGATTTTACGGATATAATGCGGTAATGGTTTTATATTTTCATACCGCTTATTTTCAATATACCCATGTGCTCCGGCGCCGATGCCATAGTACTCTTCATTTTTCCAGTACACGAGGTTATGACGGCTTTCGTAACCAGGCTTACCGAAATTACTGATTTCATATTGGTTAAAGCCGTTCTGCTTCAATGTCTCGATCAAATACGTAAACATTTCCGATTCCTGCTCTTCCCCAGGCAGTGTCAATTGACCTTTTCGATCCCTGATATAAAAAACGGTCTGCTTCTCCACTTGAAGCGAGTAGGCAGAGATATGAGGAACGTCCAGATCGATCGCGTGTTGTACGGACTGCTTGAACATCTCCAATGTTTGGCCAGGAAGCCCGAACATCAAGTCGATGGAGATGTTTTCGAATCCGACGGCTTGTGCCTCAGCAATCATCTTCCATACGTCGTCCTGACGGTGGTTTCGGTTGAGCGTGGATAACAGCGTATCTTGAAAGGCTTGTACACCTATGCTTAATCGGTTTACGCCTGCTTCCTTCAAGATGTCCAGTTTATTCCGGTCCGTCACAGATGGATTGGCCTCTACCGTAAATTCAACGTCAGAATGAATCGGCTGCAGGTTCGTCTTCACACTCTCGAGCATCTTTTTTAACTGATCCTCACTTAGTGCAGTAGGTGTCCCCCCGCCAATATAAATCGTTTCAATCGGTTCTTGATCGGTTGTACGGACGAGCCTTTTCATTTCCAGGTCCATCGCATCCAAATAATCATCGACTGGCTGACCTTCCAAGAGAAATTTATTAAAATCACAATAATGACAGATCTGTTCACAAAACGGGATATGAACATAAGCGGCTTTAACCATATCAATCACACTTTCAATCAGATAATTGAATTGCACTTTTCCAAAACCCTTAAAATAAAGGTTTTACATCGTAAAAAGAAGACTGGCTTGTGTATCCTAATCGCCAGTCTTAACCAGTTTGTATTTAGTCGTCAGAATCCATACGGAGTACAGACATGAATGCTTCTTGTGGTACTTCAACATTTCCGACGGTCTTCATTCGTTTCTTACCTTCTTTTTGTTTTTCGAGGAGCTTACGCTTACGAGAGATGTCTCCTCCATAACATTTAGCAAGTACATTTTTACGTAACGCCCGGATATTCGTTCTTGCTACGATTTTTTGGCCAATCGCAGCTTGGACCGGAATTTCGAATTGATGACGCGGTATCAATTCACGTAGCTTTTCAACGACTGCTTTTCCGCGGTCATATGCAAAATCACGGTGGACGATAACCGATAGTGCGTCGATCTTCTCACCATTCAAGAGGATATCCATCTTGACGAGCTTGGATGTACGGTATCCAATCAGCTCATAATCAAGAGATGCATAACCCTTCGTACTTGATTTCAATTGATCGAAGAAATCATAAACGATCTCAGATAACGGAATTTCGTAAATGACATTGACTCGGATATCATCCAAGTATTCCATCGTAATGAAGTTCCCACGTTTCTTCTGACAGATCTCCATGACTGGACCTACGTAGTCGTTCGGCGTCATGATGGAAGCCTTCACGTATGGTTCTTCTACGTGATCGACCGTTTGCGGGTCTGGCATGTTGGACGGGTTATCGACGACAAGCTTTTCGCCATTCGTCAAATGGACATTGTAGATAACGCTTGGTGCTGTCGTGATCAAATCGATACCGAATTCACGCTCGATACGTTCCTGGATGATTTCCATGTGCAAAAGACCAAGGAAGCCGCAACGGAATCCGAAGCCTAACGCCTGGGACGTTTCAGGCTCATATTGTAACGATGAATCATTCAGCTCAAGACGTTCCAACGCTTCACGCAAATCGTTATAGTTGTTTGAATCGACTGGATACAAACCACAGAAAACCATAGGGTTCATACGACGATAACCAGGAAGTGGTGTATCCGCTCCCCTTTTCGCATGAGTGATCGTATCACCAACGCGGGAATCACCTACGTTCTTGATGGAAGCCGTTAGGAAGCCTACGTCACCAACTGTCAGTTCATCTTTCATGACCGGCTTTGGTGTGAATACGCCAATCTCATTGACTTCGAATTCTTTTCCAGTCGCCATCATTTTGATCTTATCTCCGACTTTGACCGTACCTTCTTTAATCTGGATGTAAGCGACGACACCTCGATAGCTGTCGTAAAGGGAGTCGAAAATCAATGCTTTCAATGGAGCTTCAGGATCCCCTTGAGGAGCAGGTACTTTTTCAACGACCTGTTCAAGGATATCTTCAATTCCAATGCCGCTCTTGGCAGAAGCGAGGACGGCATCGGAAGCATCAAGACCGATTACATCTTCAATTTCTTTTCGTACCCGTTCCGGTTCGGCACTTGGCAGATCGATCTTATTAATGACTGGAATGATTTCAAGATCGTTTTCCAATGCAAGATAAACATTCGCAAGCGTTTGCGCCTCAATCCCTTGCGCTGCGTCTACAATCAATAAGGCACCCTCACAGGCAGCCAGACTTCGGGAAACTTCATAAGAGAAGTCGACGTGTCCCGGTGTATCAATCAAGTGGAAGATGTATTCTTCCCCATCTTTCGCTTTATACATCAATTGAACAGCATTCAGTTTTATCGTAATACCACGTTCACGCTCAAGGTCCATGGCATCCAGCATTTGCTCTTTCATTTCTCTTTTTGTAAGAGCACTCGTCATTTCCAAAATCCGGTCTGCTAAAGTCGATTTCCCATGGTCAATATGGGCGATGATCGAAAAGTTCCGGATTCTTTTTTGACGTTCCAACTTATCATTTTTGCTCATTCTCTTCACTCCTAAAGGTCGTACAACTAAGCTAGCATTGATTATAGCAATAGCACACACTTTATTCAATTCTTTCTATAGTGGTTATGTGCTTGATTCTCGACTAGAGCGTGATACGGACCAATTTTTCAGGAAGCTGATTGCACATAGAAAAAAGAATTGATCCGACCTTGAATGATCGAACCAATTCATAACCGTGCATTATGAGAATAAGAAGTAAAGGATTTCAGACACAATCGTTCCAACCATCGTCATGATGAAGGTGAGGACATCGCTGATCAATGATGAGATCATTGCACCTAGTTTGGAAAAGAGATTGAAGGCTTCGACTTCTTCAAGCTGTTGTTGTTTTTCTTTTATATCATGGCTTGTAATCTGCTTTCCGAATACTTCCGCTTCAACTGCCCCTTCATCATTGATCTTCCATTCCAGGGCGCGGCTGCTCTCCACACCCTTCATCTTATCCATCTGACTTCCGACTTGCTGCATCCCGATTACGATACCGACAAGGAGGACAGAAATCAGCACCATACTCTTCAACAAGAACCGAATCATCTATATCCCTCCAACATCTTCATCCGTTTCGACCGTTTAGGTTTTGGTACAAGCCTATGACTGTGAAAACGACCTTAGAACCTAATGTGTGTAAGAACCGCTGTTTTTTTGGTCAATTTGACCGTGCAAGGCAGCATTCAATCCCCCGGCAATGACATTCGCCATATCCTCGATGAACACATCGACCTCTTTCGGCGTCACCATCAAGTTATGTCCGAGTGGTGCCAATACTTCTTTAATCAGCTGTCGTTTCTGTTGATCGCCCAACGTCCCGATCAACCCCAGATAGGCTTGTCTGTTCTCCTCATCCGGTAAATCTTCATCTGACAGTTCCCTTCGTTCTCCGAAAGTCATTCCTGCAGGAGTCAACGCTTTGGATGGGTCATCCTTCTCACGCATCTCCCGACCGAAATGCTTCAAAATGTAATCGATCGTATCACTTGTAATGGTAACGGCATCCACGACAGTAGGAACACCGATTGCAATAACAGGAATTCCGAGCGTTTCTTTGCTCAATTCCTTCCGTTTGTTCCCGACACCAGATCCCGGATGGATCCCCGTATCGGATATTTGGATCGTCGTGTTCACACGTTGTACTGCTCTAGATGCTAATGAGTCCACCGCAATGACGAAATCGGGTTTGGACTTTTCAATGACCCCGACGATGATATCGCTCGTTTCTATTCCAGTCGTACCCATTACACCAGGTGAAATCGCACTCACAGGTCGGAATCCTTCTTCCACGTTCTCTGGTGCCACTTCAAAGAGATGTCTCGTAACCATGAGGTTTTCTGTCGTCAGTGGTCCTAATGCATCTGGTGTCACATTGATATTCCCTAGTCCGACGACCAGGCAAGTTGCGTCTTTTGGAATATTGAGTTCTACCAGAAAGTTGTGAACTTCATGAGAAAAGACATCCTGGACACGCTGCTGGAGAGCAGTATCCTGATTCCGGATCCCTTGCATTTCCATGGTCAGATAGACACCAGGCTTCTTTCCTGTCGCTTCTACTCCGGCTTCTTCAATTTCCACCCGGGTCAGTTTGATTCCATCCATTTCTCGTTCTTTGACAATGACACCATCAATCGTCTGTTTCGATTTTTCTTCTTGTTCTTTCGTAATGACTTCATTCGCTTCAATCGCTAAATCTGTTCTGACATTATACAGTTCCAGTTCCTTATCCATAATCGGTTCTCACCTCGGGTTCTTTATCGCATTATGATTTAGGATGACCGCCTTTTTCGTATTTCATTCTTGTTGCTATAAAATGCGTGTTTTGTTATTGATTGTAGCGCAAGGTGCGAGACTCCTGCGGGAAAAGCGAGCCAGGCAAGACCCCACAGTGAGCAACGCGATCGAGGAGGCTTGCGGATCGCCCGCGGAAAGCGAGCAACCTTAAGAGAAAATCAATAACAAAACTTCACAATGCCTATTGAAAAGAGATTGCAATTATACGTACCGTTTGATAGAATACTTTGTGTTGTATTTATCGCAATTTCGGTTGCATTCAAGGAGGTGAACGGAATTGGCAAACATTAAATCCGCTATTAAACGTGTAAAAACAAACGATAAGCGTCGTGCTGTAAATGCATCTTATAAATCAGCAATGCGTACTGCCGTCAAGAACTTCGAAACAAAAGTGGCAAACAACGATGTTGAAGGTGCTAAAGATGCTTTCTTGGTTGCAACCAAAAAGCTAGACAAGGCAGCAGGTAAAGGAATTCTTCACAAAAATGCTGTAGCGAGAAAGAAATCAAGTCTTGCAAAGCAGCTTAACAACCTTAGCGCTTAATGAATTGTATTGAAATAAACGACCTAATCTAAGGTCGTTTTTTATTTTCTAGAGAAAGTTACAGGGCGTTTCCATGCGTCCCTGAAATTGAGAAAAACGCAAAATGGGGGACGCATGAACGTGTTATGCGTCCCCGAAATCGAGAAAAACGCAAAATGGGGGACGCATGAAGGCGTTATGCGTCCCCGAAATCAAGAAAAACGCAAAATGGAGGACGCATGAACGTGTGATGTATCCCCGAAATCGAGAAAAACGCAAAATGTAGTGCCTAACGCTATGGCGCTAACCATGAATGACTTCCCTTTTGAAAAAATGAAAAAAGAGCTTGAGATCACCTCATTGATCTCAAGCTCTTTTAATGTGAAATTAATTCGTTTGTTTCGCCTTGTGGATCCCTGTCATGAACAGCTCGAGGGAGAGTTGTTTATCCCGTTGGCCTGTCTTCATTTCGAAATCCGCATCTGCTGCACGAATTAACAGATCTTTCAGTTCTTCTTCTGAAAAAGCTCTGCTTTGTCTGCTGGCTATTTTTACGGCGTAAGGATGCAGAGATAGGATGGAAGCCATTTTTTTCTCAGTGAAACCTTGAGCTTTCAACTGTTTGACTTGGAGGATGATCCGGAACTGCCGGGCTAGCAGTGCCATAAGCTTGATCGACTCTTCATTCTGTTTCAAGAGGTCATAACAAATGCGGAGCGCCGCATCAATACGTCGATTGGCAACATGTTCTACCATTGTAAATACATTGCTTTCCAGCGATCGGGAAATCAATTCATCAACGATTGACGGTTCTATAACACCGCCCTCACCAACGTAAAGCGCCATTTTGTTCACTTCTCCAATAAGCAGTCCGAGGTTTTCACCTTGGAGTTCAATCAAACGTTCGACCGCTTCATCCGTCATTTTGACGTTTGCTTCTTTTGACGCATGATTAATCCATTCTTTTTGGAGCTGAACATTCATTTTTTCAGCTTGGATGACTTCTCCTTGCTTTTTAAGCGCCTTGACGATTTTTTTCCGTTCATCCAATTTTTCATAAGGAGCAATGAAGATAACAATCGCTTGTTCAGATGGATTCTGAAGGTATTGCTCAAGTTTTTTCAGGTCGTGTTCAACCTTTTGCTTCACTTTTGCGCCTGTAAGGAAATATGGATTCTGAATGATCACCACTCGATGATCCCCCATAAAAGGAAGTGTTTCAGCATCTTCAATGGCAGCTTCGATCGGCTGTTCCTCCATATCGTATGAAGACAAGTTGAAATCTGCCGACCCTTCGTCAAGAACAGCTTGTACAATCAGCTTCTGAGAGTACTCTAATATGTATTTTTCTTTTCCATATAATAAATAAAGCGAAGAATAAGCTTCATTCTTCAACTTCTTGGTCAATTCATTAATCGACAAACTCATCACCTCACTAATATCCTAAGCATATATGATAAGTTTGCCAAGGTACAGGGTAAAAGGAGGCTCAACTATAAAAGTTAACCCTCCATTTATATGAACGCTGACAGTGAAGACCCGGGAAACAACACTGTCAACGATAACACTCTTCCCCGTAAGCTTATTGTTATGTTATCCTATGCAATGTGAAACTATAGGTGTCAACTCTTAGCAATATGGGCTACTTTTTAGGTAATATGGAAAAGACAAGCAAGCATAAGTTTCACGTAATCGTAAAAAATACAAATATGGATTTTTTTCAGCGAATACCGTATACTTGAGTTGAAACAGGAGGGTTGCGGAAATGAATGAATTTGAAAAGGATGTTCAGGCGAAGTCCAACGATGCAATTGAATCCGGTCTTGGTTTCGTATTTTCGTTTTTGTTCTTTACAATCATTTTCTTTATCGGTGTGA from Pseudalkalibacillus sp. SCS-8 includes the following:
- the dnaK gene encoding molecular chaperone DnaK, with the protein product MSKVIGIDLGTTNSCVAVMEGGEATVIPNPEGNRTTPSVVAFKDGERQVGEVAKRQAVTNKNTIISIKRHMGTDYKVEAEGKEYTPQEVSAIILQKLKSDAEAYLGEKVTKAVITVPAYFNDSQRQATKDAGKIAGLEVERIVNEPTAAALAYGLEKEEDQTILVYDLGGGTFDVSILELGDGFFEVKATSGDNELGGDDFDQKIIDYLVSEFKKENGIDLSQDKMALQRLKDAAEKAKKDLSGVTQTQISLPFITADSSGPKHLELTLTRAKFEEMTADLVERTMGPTRQALKDAGLTPSDVDKIVLVGGSTRIPAVQEAIKKVTGKDPHKGVNPDEVVALGAAVQAGVLTGDVKDVVLLDVTPLSLGIETMGGVFTKLIERNTTIPTSKSQVFSTAADNQPSVDIHVLQGEREMAADNKTLGRFQLTDIPPAPRGVPQIEVTFDIDANGIVNVKAKDLGTNKEQSITITSSSGLSEDEIEKMVKDAEENAEADKKRREEVDLRNEADQLVFTTEKTLKDLEGNVDEAEVTKANEAKDKVKSALEGEDLEAIRTAKDELQQVVQELSTKLYEQAAQAQQAQQQGGEEQKSDDDVVDAEYEEMNDDNEKK
- the grpE gene encoding nucleotide exchange factor GrpE, coding for MEENKQQQEETVEEKSETVEEQVEETSESTETEEMDRVTELEQELDEIKNRLIRTQADYDNFRRRTREEKEAAAKYRAQGIVEGLLPVIDNFERALQTNSSEQTDSFLQGMKMVYNQLIEALKNEGVEEIEAEGATFDPHQHQAVMQVQEDDYEDNTVVEVLQKGYLLKDRVIRPAMVKVNSK
- the hrcA gene encoding heat-inducible transcriptional repressor HrcA, which codes for MLTDRQLLILQILIDEYIQNAEPLGSRSISKRQDITYSSATIRNELADLEDMGFIEKTHSSSGRIPSEKGYRFYVDNLLSPVQLKQHDMARIHSLFHEKMYELELLIEHSATLLSEITNYTSIILGPEVYETKLKHLQIVPISKGTAIFVLITDTGHVEKYTVDLPEEMDSADIERTVNILNERLKGVPFSHLKLRLQSEVEGLLRTHTENYKQTLDFLDQLFQTEKSDKVYYGGKTNILNQPEFQDVNKVKDLYNAIEKQDLVQQLLHQDGTSGIKVKIGAENTIQEMKNCSLISASYSIGGQHMGTLAILGPTRMEYPRVIGLLDLLSKDLTKVLTQRYYSN
- the hemW gene encoding radical SAM family heme chaperone HemW yields the protein MVKAAYVHIPFCEQICHYCDFNKFLLEGQPVDDYLDAMDLEMKRLVRTTDQEPIETIYIGGGTPTALSEDQLKKMLESVKTNLQPIHSDVEFTVEANPSVTDRNKLDILKEAGVNRLSIGVQAFQDTLLSTLNRNHRQDDVWKMIAEAQAVGFENISIDLMFGLPGQTLEMFKQSVQHAIDLDVPHISAYSLQVEKQTVFYIRDRKGQLTLPGEEQESEMFTYLIETLKQNGFNQYEISNFGKPGYESRHNLVYWKNEEYYGIGAGAHGYIENKRYENIKPLPHYIRKIEEGELPQRAVNELTVNEQMEEEVFLGLRKRSGVDKALFHQKFKVEMDEVFGAQIDKLVSKGLLISTPKNLRLTDKGVFLGNEVFQEFIGVI
- the lepA gene encoding translation elongation factor 4, translated to MSKNDKLERQKRIRNFSIIAHIDHGKSTLADRILEMTSALTKREMKEQMLDAMDLERERGITIKLNAVQLMYKAKDGEEYIFHLIDTPGHVDFSYEVSRSLAACEGALLIVDAAQGIEAQTLANVYLALENDLEIIPVINKIDLPSAEPERVRKEIEDVIGLDASDAVLASAKSGIGIEDILEQVVEKVPAPQGDPEAPLKALIFDSLYDSYRGVVAYIQIKEGTVKVGDKIKMMATGKEFEVNEIGVFTPKPVMKDELTVGDVGFLTASIKNVGDSRVGDTITHAKRGADTPLPGYRRMNPMVFCGLYPVDSNNYNDLREALERLELNDSSLQYEPETSQALGFGFRCGFLGLLHMEIIQERIEREFGIDLITTAPSVIYNVHLTNGEKLVVDNPSNMPDPQTVDHVEEPYVKASIMTPNDYVGPVMEICQKKRGNFITMEYLDDIRVNVIYEIPLSEIVYDFFDQLKSSTKGYASLDYELIGYRTSKLVKMDILLNGEKIDALSVIVHRDFAYDRGKAVVEKLRELIPRHQFEIPVQAAIGQKIVARTNIRALRKNVLAKCYGGDISRKRKLLEKQKEGKKRMKTVGNVEVPQEAFMSVLRMDSDD
- a CDS encoding DUF3679 domain-containing protein, which translates into the protein MIRFLLKSMVLISVLLVGIVIGMQQVGSQMDKMKGVESSRALEWKINDEGAVEAEVFGKQITSHDIKEKQQQLEEVEAFNLFSKLGAMISSLISDVLTFIMTMVGTIVSEILYFLFS
- the gpr gene encoding GPR endopeptidase — encoded protein: MDKELELYNVRTDLAIEANEVITKEQEEKSKQTIDGVIVKEREMDGIKLTRVEIEEAGVEATGKKPGVYLTMEMQGIRNQDTALQQRVQDVFSHEVHNFLVELNIPKDATCLVVGLGNINVTPDALGPLTTENLMVTRHLFEVAPENVEEGFRPVSAISPGVMGTTGIETSDIIVGVIEKSKPDFVIAVDSLASRAVQRVNTTIQISDTGIHPGSGVGNKRKELSKETLGIPVIAIGVPTVVDAVTITSDTIDYILKHFGREMREKDDPSKALTPAGMTFGERRELSDEDLPDEENRQAYLGLIGTLGDQQKRQLIKEVLAPLGHNLMVTPKEVDVFIEDMANVIAGGLNAALHGQIDQKNSGSYTH
- the rpsT gene encoding 30S ribosomal protein S20 — encoded protein: MANIKSAIKRVKTNDKRRAVNASYKSAMRTAVKNFETKVANNDVEGAKDAFLVATKKLDKAAGKGILHKNAVARKKSSLAKQLNNLSA
- the holA gene encoding DNA polymerase III subunit delta, whose translation is MSINELTKKLKNEAYSSLYLLYGKEKYILEYSQKLIVQAVLDEGSADFNLSSYDMEEQPIEAAIEDAETLPFMGDHRVVIIQNPYFLTGAKVKQKVEHDLKKLEQYLQNPSEQAIVIFIAPYEKLDERKKIVKALKKQGEVIQAEKMNVQLQKEWINHASKEANVKMTDEAVERLIELQGENLGLLIGEVNKMALYVGEGGVIEPSIVDELISRSLESNVFTMVEHVANRRIDAALRICYDLLKQNEESIKLMALLARQFRIILQVKQLKAQGFTEKKMASILSLHPYAVKIASRQSRAFSEEELKDLLIRAADADFEMKTGQRDKQLSLELFMTGIHKAKQTN
- a CDS encoding YqzM family protein; amino-acid sequence: MNEFEKDVQAKSNDAIESGLGFVFSFLFFTIIFFIGVIIKAVAL